The following are encoded together in the Erwinia sp. E602 genome:
- the ugpA gene encoding sn-glycerol-3-phosphate ABC transporter permease UgpA, with protein sequence MSQPRPVFRTSALPYLLVLPQLLITAIFFLWPAGEALWYSLQNLDPFGISSTFVGLENFKRLFSDPYYLESFWTTIKFSGLVTVCGMTFSLLLAALVDHVVRLKKLYQTLLLLPYAVAPVVAAVLWMFLFNPGLGLFSHLLNQWGYNWNYAQNSGQAMFLIVLASIWQQMSYNFLFFFAALQSIPKSLVEAAAIDGAGPVRRFFCLSLPLITPVSFFLLVINLVYAFFDTFPVIDAATGGGPVQATTTLIYKIYREGFAGLDLSSSAAQSVVLMLLVIVLTVIQFRFVERKVRYQ encoded by the coding sequence ATGTCCCAACCCCGTCCCGTTTTCCGCACCAGCGCGCTACCCTATCTGTTAGTGCTGCCGCAGCTGCTGATTACCGCGATCTTCTTTCTCTGGCCGGCCGGCGAGGCGCTGTGGTACTCGCTGCAGAACCTCGATCCGTTCGGCATCTCCAGCACCTTCGTCGGGCTGGAGAACTTTAAACGGCTGTTCAGCGACCCGTACTACCTCGAGTCCTTCTGGACCACCATCAAGTTCAGCGGGCTGGTTACCGTCTGCGGTATGACCTTCTCGCTGCTGCTGGCGGCGCTGGTCGATCACGTCGTACGGCTGAAAAAACTCTACCAGACCCTGCTGCTGCTGCCCTATGCGGTGGCACCGGTGGTGGCGGCGGTATTGTGGATGTTCCTGTTTAACCCCGGCCTCGGCCTGTTCAGCCACCTGCTGAACCAGTGGGGCTACAACTGGAACTACGCGCAGAACAGCGGCCAGGCGATGTTTCTGATCGTTCTGGCGTCGATCTGGCAGCAGATGAGCTACAACTTCCTGTTCTTCTTCGCCGCGCTGCAGTCGATCCCGAAATCGCTGGTGGAAGCCGCCGCTATCGACGGCGCCGGTCCGGTACGGCGTTTCTTCTGCCTGTCGCTGCCGCTGATTACCCCGGTGAGCTTCTTCCTGCTGGTGATTAACCTGGTCTACGCCTTCTTCGACACCTTCCCGGTGATCGATGCCGCCACCGGCGGCGGTCCGGTGCAGGCCACCACCACGCTGATCTACAAAATTTACCGTGAAGGCTTTGCCGGCCTCGATCTCTCCTCGTCTGCGGCGCAGTCGGTGGTGCTGATGCTGCTGGTGATCGTGCTGACGGTGATTCAGTTCCGCTTTGTTGAGCGTAAGGTGCGTTACCAATGA
- the ugpE gene encoding sn-glycerol-3-phosphate ABC transporter permease UgpE: MIENRRGLDIFSHTLLILGVLTILFPLYVAFVAATLDNDAVYQVPMTLIPGSHLWENISKIWVHGVNGNGPAFSMMMLNSLLMALAITVGKISVSILSAFALVWYRFPLRNLFFWMIFVTLMLPVEVRIFPTVQVIADLNMLDSYSGLTLPLMASATATFLFRQFFMSLPDELMEAARIDGASALRFFRDIVLPLSKTNLAALFVITFIYGWNQYLWPLLVVDSASLSTAVAGIKSMINTSGSPTQWNEVMAAMLLTLIPPVIIVLVMQRAFVRGLVESEK, from the coding sequence ATGATTGAAAACCGACGCGGGCTGGATATCTTCAGCCACACGCTGCTGATCTTAGGCGTGCTGACCATTCTGTTTCCGCTCTACGTGGCCTTTGTCGCCGCGACGCTGGACAATGACGCGGTATATCAGGTGCCGATGACGCTGATCCCGGGCAGCCACCTGTGGGAGAATATCAGTAAGATCTGGGTGCACGGGGTGAACGGCAACGGCCCGGCATTCAGTATGATGATGCTGAACAGCCTGCTGATGGCGCTGGCGATCACCGTCGGCAAAATCAGCGTTTCGATTCTCTCCGCCTTTGCGCTGGTGTGGTACCGCTTCCCGCTGCGTAACCTGTTCTTCTGGATGATCTTCGTCACTCTGATGCTGCCGGTGGAAGTGCGTATCTTCCCTACCGTGCAGGTAATCGCCGACCTGAATATGCTCGACAGCTACAGCGGCCTGACCCTGCCGCTGATGGCCTCGGCCACCGCCACCTTCCTGTTCCGCCAGTTCTTTATGTCGCTGCCGGATGAGCTGATGGAGGCAGCACGCATTGACGGCGCCAGCGCGCTGCGCTTCTTCCGCGACATCGTGCTGCCATTGTCAAAAACCAACCTGGCGGCGCTGTTTGTCATCACCTTTATCTACGGCTGGAACCAGTATCTGTGGCCGCTGCTGGTGGTGGACAGCGCCTCGCTGAGCACCGCCGTGGCGGGGATTAAAAGCATGATTAATACCAGCGGGTCGCCGACCCAGTGGAATGAAGTGATGGCAGCAATGCTGCTGACGTTGATCCCGCCGGTGATCATTGTTCTGGTTATGCAGCGCGCCTTTGTGCGTGGTCTGGTTGAGAGTGAGAAATAA
- a CDS encoding sn-glycerol-3-phosphate import ATP-binding protein UgpC — protein MAGVRLQAVTKSYDGKIQIIQPLDVTIQDGEFMVMVGPSGCGKSTLLRMVAGLERVTSGDIWIDSRRVTDEEPKDRGIAMVFQNYALYPHMSVEENMAWGLKIRGMGKAQIREKVLEAARSLELEALLQRRPRELSGGQRQRVAMGRAIVREPAVFLFDEPLSNLDARLRVQMRLELQQLHRRLNTTSLYVTHDQVEAMTLAQRVMVMNKGVLEQLGTPVEIYERPATRFVASFIGAPAMNLLDGQLSDDGLSFALKGGFSLPLGALEASAARRALTVGVRPEHIDVSTQQEGGIPLVVETLEMLGADNLAHGRWGSSKMVVRLPHSVRPKPGTTLWLRLSPQSCHYFDANEQRIE, from the coding sequence ATGGCAGGGGTAAGACTTCAGGCAGTAACCAAATCCTATGACGGCAAAATTCAGATCATTCAGCCGCTGGACGTCACCATCCAGGACGGCGAGTTTATGGTGATGGTCGGGCCGTCCGGCTGTGGCAAATCGACGCTGCTGCGCATGGTCGCCGGGCTGGAGCGGGTGACCAGCGGCGATATCTGGATTGATTCGCGCCGGGTCACCGATGAAGAGCCGAAAGATCGCGGCATCGCGATGGTGTTTCAGAACTACGCGCTCTATCCGCATATGAGCGTGGAAGAGAATATGGCCTGGGGGCTGAAGATCCGCGGCATGGGCAAGGCGCAGATCCGTGAGAAAGTGCTGGAAGCCGCGCGCAGCCTTGAGCTGGAGGCACTGCTGCAGCGCCGCCCGCGCGAGCTGTCCGGCGGCCAGCGCCAGCGCGTGGCGATGGGGCGTGCCATCGTGCGTGAACCGGCGGTATTCCTGTTTGATGAGCCGTTATCCAACCTTGACGCCCGCCTGCGGGTGCAGATGCGCCTTGAGCTGCAGCAGCTGCACCGCCGCCTGAACACTACCAGCCTGTACGTGACCCACGACCAGGTTGAAGCAATGACCCTTGCCCAGCGGGTGATGGTGATGAACAAAGGCGTGCTGGAGCAGCTGGGCACGCCGGTGGAGATCTACGAGCGCCCGGCCACCCGCTTTGTCGCCAGCTTTATCGGCGCGCCGGCGATGAACCTGCTGGACGGTCAGCTGAGCGATGACGGCCTGAGTTTTGCCCTTAAGGGCGGTTTCAGCCTGCCGCTGGGGGCGCTGGAGGCCAGTGCCGCCCGCCGGGCGTTGACCGTTGGGGTAAGGCCGGAGCATATTGACGTCTCAACGCAGCAGGAAGGCGGTATTCCGCTGGTGGTGGAAACGCTGGAGATGCTCGGTGCTGACAACCTGGCGCACGGCCGCTGGGGCAGCAGTAAAATGGTGGTACGCCTGCCGCACTCGGTGCGTCCGAAACCGGGGACTACACTGTGGCTTCGCCTGTCGCCGCAGTCGTGCCACTACTTTGACGCCAACGAACAACGGATAGAATGA
- the ugpQ gene encoding glycerophosphodiester phosphodiesterase gives MNNWPYPPIVAHRGGGKLAPENTLAAIDLGARLGHRMIEFDAKLSQDGEIFLLHDDTLDRTSNGWGIAGELPWEKLLQLDAGEWFSGAFAGERLPTLSQVADRCRQHQIAANIEIKPTSGHDVITGRAIALAARQLWQGQTLPLLSSFSYRALEAAMEAAPELPRGLLLDEWDENWPEMTRALECVSIHLNHKLLDAERVALLKQAGLRILVYTVNKPERARQLLQWGVDAICTDRIDIITADFV, from the coding sequence ATGAATAACTGGCCTTATCCTCCGATCGTCGCCCATCGCGGCGGCGGCAAGCTGGCCCCGGAAAACACGCTGGCAGCGATTGACCTCGGTGCCCGGCTAGGGCACCGGATGATCGAATTTGACGCCAAGCTGTCGCAGGACGGTGAAATTTTCCTGCTGCATGACGACACGCTGGACCGCACCAGCAACGGCTGGGGCATCGCCGGCGAGCTGCCGTGGGAAAAACTGCTGCAGCTCGATGCTGGCGAGTGGTTCAGCGGCGCGTTTGCCGGTGAGCGGCTACCGACGTTGTCGCAGGTCGCTGACCGCTGCCGTCAGCATCAGATCGCGGCGAATATCGAGATTAAGCCGACATCCGGCCACGACGTGATCACCGGCCGGGCGATTGCGCTGGCGGCACGCCAGCTGTGGCAGGGGCAGACGTTACCGCTGCTGTCATCCTTCTCATACCGCGCGCTGGAAGCGGCGATGGAGGCGGCACCGGAGCTGCCGCGCGGGCTGTTGCTTGACGAGTGGGATGAGAACTGGCCGGAGATGACCCGGGCGCTGGAGTGCGTCTCCATTCACCTCAATCACAAGCTGCTGGATGCCGAACGGGTGGCGCTGCTGAAGCAGGCCGGGCTGCGTATTCTGGTCTATACCGTCAACAAACCGGAGCGGGCGCGCCAGCTGCTGCAGTGGGGCGTGGACGCCATCTGCACCGACCGCATTGATATTATTACGGCGGATTTCGTCTGA
- a CDS encoding DUF2756 domain-containing protein, whose amino-acid sequence MTTKWLVIFAAVVPLSGMANMLNNSNNPNQPGYNPSTRNVQQSMQNQQSQQKLKLQQDQQRQQQDLQRKIQEQRDSASQRVIKSQPGQQQTGGAGKY is encoded by the coding sequence ATGACAACGAAATGGTTAGTGATTTTTGCCGCTGTCGTGCCGCTGAGCGGGATGGCGAACATGTTAAACAACAGCAATAACCCGAACCAGCCCGGCTACAATCCGAGCACCCGCAACGTGCAGCAAAGCATGCAGAATCAGCAGTCGCAGCAGAAGCTGAAGCTGCAACAGGATCAGCAACGCCAGCAGCAGGATCTGCAGCGTAAGATTCAGGAGCAGCGCGACAGCGCCTCGCAGCGGGTAATCAAATCCCAGCCGGGGCAGCAGCAGACTGGTGGCGCAGGAAAATATTGA
- the ggt gene encoding gamma-glutamyltransferase, with the protein MDRKVSFRRLSGSLLAGLLLWQGAVAAPTAPPVSYGVSADTFHPVRAQHGMVASVDATATNVGVKILEQGGNAVDAAVAVGFALAVTHPQAGNIGGGGFMMLRTAAGNTTAIDFREMAPVRASRDMFLGADGNADSKKSLTSHLASGVPGTVAGFALANKEYGTLPLSTLIKPALELARQGIVVNDSLADDLNLYGKEVLLNHPNSKAIFFKADGTPYLKGETLVQKRLAHSLELIAKQGPDAFYKGEIADQIAAEMAEHGGLISKTDLANYRAVERKPVSGTYRGYEVFSMPPPSSGGIHIVQILNILENFDLAKMGFGSADAIQVMAEAEKYAYADRSEYLGDPEFVKVPTQALTSKAYAKSLAQQIDLAKARPSSEIKPGKLAPYESDQTTHFSVVDKDGNAVAVTYTLNTNFGSGIVAGDSGILLNNQMDDFSAKPGTPNVYGLVGGEANAVQPHKRPLSSMSPTIVAKDGKTWLVTGSPGGSRIITTVLQMVVNSVDFGMNVAEATSAPRFHHQWLPDQLRVEKGFSPDTLKLLAEKGQNVKVQSAMGSTQSIMLGPDGTRYGASDPRTPDDLTAGY; encoded by the coding sequence ATGGACAGAAAAGTTAGCTTCAGGCGGCTGTCAGGGTCGTTGCTGGCCGGTTTACTGCTGTGGCAGGGGGCGGTGGCGGCACCGACCGCGCCGCCGGTTTCCTACGGCGTCAGCGCCGATACTTTTCACCCGGTGCGGGCGCAGCACGGCATGGTCGCCTCGGTGGATGCCACGGCGACTAACGTGGGGGTGAAGATTTTAGAGCAGGGCGGTAACGCGGTGGATGCGGCGGTGGCGGTGGGCTTTGCGCTGGCGGTGACGCACCCGCAGGCGGGTAATATCGGCGGCGGTGGCTTTATGATGCTGCGCACCGCGGCCGGTAACACCACGGCCATCGATTTCCGCGAGATGGCACCGGTACGCGCCAGCCGCGATATGTTCCTCGGTGCCGACGGCAACGCCGACAGTAAAAAATCGCTGACCTCGCACCTGGCGTCCGGCGTGCCGGGCACGGTGGCCGGTTTTGCGCTGGCAAATAAAGAGTACGGTACGCTGCCGCTCAGCACCCTGATTAAACCGGCGCTGGAGCTGGCGCGTCAGGGTATCGTGGTCAATGATTCGCTGGCCGATGACCTTAATTTGTACGGTAAAGAGGTGCTGCTTAACCACCCAAACAGTAAGGCGATCTTCTTTAAAGCGGACGGTACGCCGTATCTGAAAGGCGAAACGCTGGTGCAGAAGCGGCTGGCGCACAGCCTGGAGCTGATTGCAAAGCAGGGGCCGGACGCATTCTATAAGGGTGAGATTGCCGATCAGATCGCTGCAGAGATGGCGGAGCACGGCGGGCTGATTAGCAAGACTGACCTGGCGAATTATCGCGCGGTAGAGCGTAAGCCGGTCAGCGGCACCTATCGCGGCTACGAGGTGTTCTCAATGCCGCCGCCGTCTTCCGGCGGTATCCATATTGTGCAGATCCTCAATATCCTGGAAAACTTTGATCTGGCGAAGATGGGCTTTGGCAGCGCCGATGCGATTCAGGTGATGGCCGAGGCGGAGAAGTACGCCTATGCCGACCGTTCCGAGTACCTTGGCGATCCGGAGTTTGTGAAGGTGCCGACCCAGGCGCTGACCAGCAAGGCCTACGCTAAGTCGCTGGCGCAGCAGATCGATCTGGCGAAGGCGCGGCCGTCGTCTGAGATCAAGCCGGGCAAGCTGGCACCTTATGAGAGTGACCAGACCACCCACTTCTCGGTGGTGGATAAGGACGGCAACGCGGTGGCGGTGACCTATACGCTGAACACCAACTTCGGCAGCGGTATTGTGGCGGGTGACAGCGGCATTCTGCTGAACAATCAGATGGACGATTTCTCCGCCAAGCCGGGCACGCCGAACGTTTACGGGCTGGTCGGTGGGGAAGCCAACGCGGTGCAGCCGCATAAGCGTCCGCTGTCGTCGATGTCACCGACGATTGTGGCTAAAGACGGTAAGACCTGGCTGGTGACCGGCAGCCCGGGCGGCAGCCGTATTATCACGACCGTGCTGCAGATGGTGGTGAACAGCGTCGATTTCGGGATGAACGTGGCGGAAGCGACCAGCGCGCCGCGCTTCCATCATCAGTGGCTGCCGGATCAGCTGCGCGTGGAGAAGGGTTTTAGTCCGGATACGCTGAAGCTGCTGGCGGAGAAGGGGCAGAATGTGAAGGTGCAGTCGGCGATGGGCAGCACCCAGAGCATTATGCTGGGGCCGGACGGCACGCGTTACGGTGCGTCTGACCCGCGTACGCCGGATGATTTGACGGCGGGGTACTGA